A genome region from Rhizobium sp. N324 includes the following:
- a CDS encoding Bax inhibitor-1/YccA family protein, producing the protein MNPINSRYGAVAGSQAVFDEGLRQHMLRVYNYMALGLVITGLVAFVVGSTPALYVPIFGSPLKWVVMLAPLAFVFFFSFRIQTMSASTAQITFWAFCAVMGLSLASVFLVFTGMSIARTFFITATMFGATSLYGYVTKRDLSRMGSFLMMGLIGVVIASIVNIFLGSSALQFAVSVIGIVVFVGLTAYDTQNIKEQYSENYDQESNQKLAVFGALSLYLNFVNIFQLLLNFTGERE; encoded by the coding sequence ATGAACCCGATCAATTCCCGCTATGGCGCCGTGGCCGGCTCCCAGGCCGTCTTCGACGAGGGCCTGCGCCAGCATATGCTGCGCGTCTACAATTACATGGCGCTCGGCCTGGTTATCACCGGCCTCGTCGCCTTCGTCGTCGGCTCGACGCCGGCGCTCTACGTGCCGATCTTCGGCTCGCCGCTGAAGTGGGTGGTGATGCTGGCGCCGCTCGCCTTCGTCTTCTTCTTCTCGTTCCGCATCCAGACGATGTCGGCCAGCACCGCGCAGATCACCTTCTGGGCCTTCTGCGCCGTGATGGGCCTGTCGCTCGCCTCCGTCTTCCTGGTCTTCACCGGGATGAGCATTGCGCGGACCTTCTTCATCACCGCCACGATGTTCGGCGCCACCAGCCTCTACGGCTATGTGACGAAGCGTGACCTCTCGCGCATGGGCTCGTTCCTGATGATGGGCCTCATCGGCGTTGTCATCGCCAGCATCGTCAACATCTTCCTGGGTTCGTCGGCGCTGCAGTTCGCCGTCTCGGTGATCGGCATCGTCGTCTTCGTCGGCCTCACCGCCTACGACACGCAGAACATCAAGGAACAGTATTCGGAAAACTACGATCAGGAATCGAACCAGAAGCTCGCCGTCTTCGGCGCTCTGTCGCTCTACCTGAACTTCGTCAACATCTTCCAGCTTCTGCTCAACTTCACGGGCGAGCGGGAATAA
- a CDS encoding anti-sigma factor family protein: protein MKAIDPILDVDLDAYVDGELDVARRIQVESYLSGHPAIAAKVMADLSMKGELRLALAGESAFGRPETRDAARRLERGLSYGRIFHSMQRIAAVGILVTAGWVAHNSFGAFSATEVSASVPAPAYVEDAVRAYQTAALRQSMPPQTPATYSADDIRAATAIVMPELPQDWKVADVQIFPSEFGPSVEMAIEQSDGKRLSLFAVRPGAFEVKPVSHLALEKAEAAYWQIGEVAYALIADESGLNLDQAAERLARSLY, encoded by the coding sequence ATGAAGGCAATTGATCCGATCCTCGATGTCGATCTCGACGCCTATGTGGATGGCGAACTCGATGTCGCCCGCCGCATCCAGGTGGAATCCTATCTTTCCGGCCACCCGGCGATTGCCGCCAAGGTCATGGCCGACCTCAGCATGAAGGGCGAGTTGCGCCTGGCGCTTGCCGGCGAAAGCGCCTTCGGCCGTCCCGAGACCCGCGATGCCGCCCGCCGGCTGGAACGGGGCCTTTCCTATGGCCGCATTTTCCATTCCATGCAGCGCATTGCCGCTGTTGGTATTCTGGTGACCGCCGGCTGGGTGGCGCACAATTCCTTCGGCGCTTTCTCGGCAACCGAGGTATCGGCATCGGTCCCGGCACCCGCCTATGTCGAGGATGCCGTCCGCGCCTACCAGACCGCCGCCCTGCGTCAATCGATGCCGCCGCAGACGCCGGCCACCTACAGCGCCGACGACATTCGTGCCGCCACCGCGATCGTGATGCCGGAACTGCCTCAGGATTGGAAGGTCGCCGACGTGCAGATCTTCCCGTCCGAATTCGGCCCCAGCGTCGAAATGGCGATCGAGCAGTCGGATGGAAAGCGGCTGTCGCTTTTCGCCGTCCGCCCGGGCGCCTTCGAGGTCAAGCCCGTCAGCCATCTGGCGCTTGAGAAGGCAGAAGCCGCCTATTGGCAGATCGGCGAGGTCGCCTATGCGCTGATCGCCGACGAAAGCGGTCTCAATCTCGATCAGGCGGCCGAACGGCTCGCCCGCTCGCTCTATTAG
- a CDS encoding sigma-70 family RNA polymerase sigma factor, translated as MERKDRPFDVIGQLAALRRYARSLVRNSDEAEDLVHDALVRALEKKKSFRSGGNLRTWLLSILHNAHIDRLRQNRSLTRRHDEAAVEAEQSLPAGQEHAVRLQQVRDAFFDLPEEQREALHLVAIEGLSYQEAANALGIPVGTLMSRISRARAQLREFEEKTPRISHLRLIGGDGNEGN; from the coding sequence ATGGAACGCAAAGACCGCCCCTTCGACGTCATCGGACAGCTTGCAGCGCTCAGGCGCTACGCTCGCTCGCTGGTGCGCAATTCGGACGAGGCTGAGGATCTGGTGCATGACGCGCTGGTGCGGGCGCTCGAGAAGAAAAAGAGCTTCCGCAGCGGCGGCAATCTGCGCACCTGGCTGCTCTCCATCCTGCACAACGCCCATATCGACCGTCTGCGCCAGAACCGATCGCTGACGCGCCGCCATGACGAGGCGGCTGTCGAGGCCGAACAGTCGCTGCCGGCCGGCCAGGAACATGCCGTGCGGCTGCAGCAGGTGCGCGACGCCTTTTTCGATCTGCCGGAGGAGCAGCGCGAGGCGCTGCATCTCGTGGCGATCGAAGGCCTTTCCTACCAGGAAGCCGCCAATGCGCTGGGCATTCCTGTGGGCACGCTGATGTCGCGCATCTCCCGCGCCCGCGCGCAATTGCGCGAATTCGAGGAGAAGACGCCGCGCATTTCGCATCTGAGACTGATTGGAGGGGATGGCAATGAAGGCAATTGA